Below is a genomic region from Thermococcus sp..
AAAGAAATTCGAGGAGATGCCGCCCGAAGGAATATGTCCCGACTGTGGCAGTCCGGTCAGGCTGATTCCGAGGAGGAAGAGGCGTCAAAGGCGCAGGTAAGGTAAAATATCATCGTAGGCGTCGCTCCAGTCAACGAGTCCGACCCTTTTCTTAACCCCTCTCCTACGAAGGTCGAGTATCTCTTCAAGAACTTCCTCCGGAGTCTTTCCTGTCGTGTCTATCTCAACCACGTTCTCGTTCTCTTCGATGGCCTCGACAAGGATGACATCGACCAGCTCCGCTTCCACGTTTTCCCCTACCTTTGCCTTTGAATATCCCCTCTCCTTCAGCCTCTCCGCTATCAGCTTGGGATGGGCCCTCAGGACGATTACGAGGTCGGCGGGCATGTAGTGGGCGAGGTGGCTATCAACGATCACGTTCTTGTTTTTAAAGTCCCTCTCAAAGTTCTCGGCCAGCTCATCAACGTCCAGCTCCAGCTCCTCCCCCTTCATCTCTCCGAGGCCCTTCTCAAGGGCGTAATCCCTCAGGTTCACGTACTCGTAGCCGAGCTTTTCCGCGAGTAGCTTTGAAACCGTCGTTTTTCCAACTCCTGGAGTGCCCGTCACCGCTATTATCATCCCCATCACCTCCTCACGTCCCGGGCGGGCTCGGCGCTCATAGGGTACGTCATCGCTCCGCTCAGCCCGTCTTGGATTCCTCATTGCCCGCCGGGACGGCGTCAGATAGCGTTTCTCTTCACAGATCCGCGCAATTCGCTGTCATCATCCGCGTTCAGCCTTGGAGGTAGTAGGATATAAGCTTTCTCAGCTCGAGGTTTCTCTCCGGCTTCATTCCCAGAAACCGCCGTAGCTGGTTGTTCTCGGCTATTAAACCTGAGAGCTCTATCGCCAGGATCTTGTTGTCCTCGCTCAGACCGTAGGCCTTGAAGCGAAGCGAGGAGTACTCCTTCTCAAGTTTCCAGGCCCTCTCCTCGAGCTCTCTAACCTTTCTCTC
It encodes:
- a CDS encoding adenylate kinase family protein, which gives rise to MIIAVTGTPGVGKTTVSKLLAEKLGYEYVNLRDYALEKGLGEMKGEELELDVDELAENFERDFKNKNVIVDSHLAHYMPADLVIVLRAHPKLIAERLKERGYSKAKVGENVEAELVDVILVEAIEENENVVEIDTTGKTPEEVLEEILDLRRRGVKKRVGLVDWSDAYDDILPYLRL